In Vibrio celticus, one genomic interval encodes:
- the ftsB gene encoding cell division protein FtsB has translation MRIFALVLLIVFGWLQHTLWLGKNGISDYYGVNNEIQVQQQVNEKLHIRNAEMFAEIDDLRQGLDAIEERARHELGMVKEGETFYRIIGEESH, from the coding sequence ATGCGAATTTTTGCTTTAGTACTGCTCATAGTGTTTGGCTGGCTACAACACACACTGTGGCTCGGTAAAAATGGTATCTCTGATTACTACGGTGTGAACAACGAAATCCAAGTTCAACAGCAAGTAAATGAAAAGCTGCATATTCGAAATGCAGAAATGTTTGCTGAAATTGACGATCTACGCCAAGGCTTAGACGCGATAGAAGAACGCGCACGTCATGAACTTGGAATGGTCAAAGAAGGCGAAACGTTTTATCGCATCATTGGTGAGGAATCCCATTAA
- the ispD gene encoding 2-C-methyl-D-erythritol 4-phosphate cytidylyltransferase — protein sequence MSTQLQSVIAVVPAAGVGSRMKADRPKQYLKIHGKTILEHTVEKLLSHPQVAQIVVAISDDDPYYPELALNQNPQVIRVSGGSERADSVLSALNYIAEQQLSDWVMVHDAARPCVQLSDIDKLISGAMSHDVGAILAAPVRDTMKRGAQGQIEHTVERADLWHALTPQMFRAKPLWKVLSEALQQGASITDEASAFEWKGLSPALVAGRSDNFKITQPEDLALAEFYLSQNKE from the coding sequence ATGTCGACTCAACTTCAAAGCGTGATTGCTGTTGTACCTGCGGCAGGCGTCGGTAGCCGAATGAAGGCAGACCGCCCTAAGCAATATCTTAAGATTCACGGCAAAACAATTTTAGAGCACACCGTTGAGAAATTACTGTCTCACCCTCAAGTCGCTCAAATTGTCGTTGCGATCAGTGATGATGATCCATACTACCCTGAGCTAGCACTTAACCAGAATCCACAAGTGATCCGAGTGTCTGGCGGAAGCGAGCGAGCAGACTCTGTACTCTCTGCGCTAAACTATATCGCTGAGCAGCAGCTTAGTGATTGGGTAATGGTTCACGATGCGGCAAGGCCGTGTGTTCAGCTAAGTGATATCGACAAGCTAATTTCCGGTGCAATGAGCCATGATGTGGGCGCTATTTTAGCGGCTCCAGTGCGTGACACGATGAAGCGCGGTGCCCAAGGGCAGATTGAGCATACCGTTGAGCGTGCCGATTTATGGCATGCACTTACGCCACAAATGTTCAGAGCAAAGCCTCTGTGGAAGGTATTAAGTGAGGCGTTGCAACAAGGCGCTTCAATTACTGATGAAGCCTCAGCCTTTGAATGGAAAGGTTTATCGCCCGCTTTAGTGGCAGGGCGCTCAGATAATTTTAAGATTACTCAGCCTGAAGATTTAGCGCTTGCTGAGTTCTATTTAAGTCAGAATAAGGAATAA
- the ispF gene encoding 2-C-methyl-D-erythritol 2,4-cyclodiphosphate synthase, whose product MIRIGHGFDVHKFGGEGPVIIGGVSIPYEQGLIAHSDGDVALHALCDALLGAIAAGDIGRHFPDTDDEWKGADSRELLKDVYRRVKEQGYVIGNADITIMAQAPKMAPHIDSMCQAIAQDLETSISNVNVKATTTERLGFTGRKEGIACEAVVLITKSA is encoded by the coding sequence ATGATTCGTATTGGCCATGGCTTTGATGTACATAAGTTTGGTGGTGAAGGCCCTGTAATTATTGGTGGTGTAAGCATCCCTTACGAGCAAGGTCTTATTGCCCACTCAGACGGTGATGTAGCCCTTCATGCGTTGTGTGACGCTCTATTAGGTGCGATTGCTGCGGGTGATATTGGTCGTCATTTCCCTGATACCGATGACGAATGGAAAGGCGCGGATAGCCGTGAACTACTGAAAGATGTTTACCGTCGAGTAAAAGAACAAGGTTACGTGATTGGTAATGCCGATATTACTATCATGGCGCAAGCTCCAAAGATGGCGCCTCATATAGACTCTATGTGCCAAGCTATTGCTCAAGACCTAGAAACCAGCATTAGCAATGTGAATGTAAAAGCGACGACCACTGAGCGTTTAGGTTTTACAGGTCGCAAAGAGGGCATCGCATGTGAAGCGGTGGTCCTAATTACTAAAAGTGCGTAA
- the truD gene encoding tRNA pseudouridine(13) synthase TruD produces the protein MSDILSSLAYLNGKPTAKAKLKAKAEHFVVNEDLGFEFTGEGEHLMVRIRKTGENTSFVANELAKACGVKSKDVSWAGLKDRHAVTEQWLSVHLPKGEPDFSAFLAQYPSIEILAIARHNKKLRPGDLVGNQFELTLSEVTDCDDVVKRLEKVAQVGVPNYFGAQRFGNEGNNLSEARRWGRDNVRTRNQNKRSLYLSAARSWIYNLILSDRIEQDAFASALVGDIVMKDGAQLAVTADNIEAVNQDILNGAAWVTVALAGDNALPTTDESQALEQKHLDSEPDLMALIRGNRMRHDRREASLKPTDLTWEVNEDNITLKFSLDAGCFATAIVRELVEEVHVERTYEQ, from the coding sequence ATGTCAGATATTTTATCTTCATTGGCTTATCTAAACGGTAAACCAACTGCGAAAGCAAAACTAAAAGCAAAAGCCGAACACTTTGTCGTTAATGAAGACTTGGGTTTTGAGTTTACTGGTGAAGGCGAGCACTTAATGGTTCGTATTCGTAAAACCGGTGAAAACACGAGTTTCGTAGCAAACGAGCTGGCTAAAGCTTGCGGTGTTAAGTCGAAAGACGTGAGCTGGGCAGGTTTAAAAGACCGTCACGCAGTAACTGAGCAGTGGTTGAGTGTGCACCTACCAAAAGGTGAGCCTGACTTTTCAGCTTTCTTAGCACAGTACCCAAGCATTGAGATCTTGGCGATAGCACGACACAACAAAAAGTTACGCCCGGGTGATTTAGTTGGCAACCAATTCGAGCTGACTTTGTCTGAAGTAACAGACTGTGATGATGTCGTGAAACGTTTGGAAAAAGTCGCTCAAGTTGGCGTGCCAAATTACTTCGGTGCTCAGCGTTTTGGTAATGAAGGTAACAACTTATCTGAAGCTCGTCGTTGGGGCCGTGATAACGTTCGTACTCGTAACCAGAATAAGCGCAGCTTGTACCTTTCTGCCGCTCGCTCGTGGATTTACAACCTGATCCTGTCAGACCGTATTGAGCAAGATGCGTTTGCATCGGCATTGGTTGGCGATATTGTCATGAAAGACGGCGCTCAACTAGCGGTAACTGCGGACAATATCGAAGCAGTAAACCAAGACATCCTGAATGGCGCTGCATGGGTTACTGTTGCTTTGGCTGGCGATAATGCTTTGCCAACGACTGATGAGTCTCAAGCGTTAGAGCAAAAACATCTTGATTCTGAACCTGACCTAATGGCGCTGATTCGCGGTAACCGCATGCGCCATGACCGTCGTGAAGCATCGTTAAAACCAACCGATTTAACTTGGGAAGTGAACGAAGATAATATCACTCTTAAGTTCTCTCTAGACGCAGGTTGTTTCGCAACTGCTATCGTTCGAGAGTTGGTTGAAGAAGTACACGTAGAAAGAACCTACGAGCAATAA
- the surE gene encoding 5'/3'-nucleotidase SurE: MKILLSNDDGVHAQGIHELANELRDLAEVIIVAPDRNRSGASNSLTLEQPLRVQEIAENTYSVQGTPTDCVHFSLNELLKNDMPDLVLTGINHGANLGDDVLYSGTVAAAMEGHFLGVQSVAFSLVGKKHFKTAAVIARRIVEQHLANPIPTNRLLNVNVPDLALEQLSGTQVTRLGARHHAEDMIKQKDPRGHDIYWLGPPGKEQDAGEGTDFYAIEHGFVSVTPLQVDLTAHESLGAMATWLGEK; the protein is encoded by the coding sequence ATGAAGATTTTACTCAGCAATGATGATGGTGTGCACGCTCAAGGTATTCATGAGCTGGCAAATGAGCTACGTGATCTTGCTGAAGTTATCATTGTTGCCCCTGACCGTAATCGCTCGGGTGCGTCAAATTCATTAACTTTAGAACAACCTCTGCGTGTTCAAGAGATTGCTGAAAATACCTATTCGGTACAAGGAACACCGACCGACTGTGTGCATTTTTCGTTAAACGAACTGCTAAAGAACGATATGCCTGATCTGGTATTAACGGGCATTAATCACGGTGCTAACCTGGGTGATGACGTGCTTTATTCCGGCACGGTGGCAGCAGCAATGGAAGGGCATTTTCTAGGTGTTCAATCGGTAGCGTTTTCTCTGGTGGGAAAAAAACATTTTAAGACAGCGGCAGTGATTGCTCGTCGTATTGTCGAACAACATTTAGCAAACCCAATCCCGACCAATCGCTTGTTGAACGTGAACGTTCCTGATTTAGCCTTAGAACAACTGTCCGGTACTCAGGTGACACGCCTAGGTGCTCGTCATCACGCTGAAGATATGATCAAGCAAAAAGACCCGCGTGGTCACGATATCTATTGGCTCGGCCCTCCGGGCAAAGAGCAAGATGCCGGTGAAGGCACCGATTTTTACGCGATTGAGCATGGCTTTGTGTCGGTAACACCGTTGCAGGTTGATCTGACGGCGCATGAGTCGTTGGGCGCGATGGCAACATGGTTAGGGGAGAAGTAA
- a CDS encoding protein-L-isoaspartate(D-aspartate) O-methyltransferase encodes MSNPQAERLITFLIENGIRDQKVLDAIYQLPRESFLSQAMYHQAYDNNALPIGQGQTISQPYIVAKMTELLELQQDSRVLEIGTGSGYQTAVLAQLVDHVYSVERIKSLQWDAKRRLKQLDFYNISTKHGDGWQGWSSKAPFDAIIVTAAAESIPQALLQQLKDGGRLLIPVGDDEQQLLKIVRHGDEFLSSVIEMVRFVPLVPGELA; translated from the coding sequence GTGAGTAATCCGCAAGCTGAGCGTTTAATTACTTTTCTGATTGAAAATGGCATCCGAGATCAAAAGGTTCTTGATGCGATTTACCAATTGCCGAGAGAGAGCTTTTTATCGCAGGCGATGTATCACCAAGCCTATGATAATAATGCGCTGCCTATCGGTCAGGGTCAGACAATCTCACAGCCATACATTGTTGCTAAAATGACAGAGCTACTTGAATTACAACAAGATAGCCGTGTCTTGGAGATCGGAACGGGTTCTGGTTACCAAACTGCGGTATTGGCTCAACTTGTTGATCATGTGTATTCGGTTGAAAGAATAAAGTCGCTACAATGGGATGCGAAACGTAGGTTGAAGCAACTCGATTTCTACAATATCTCAACTAAGCATGGTGATGGTTGGCAAGGGTGGTCTTCAAAAGCCCCTTTTGATGCGATTATTGTCACCGCCGCTGCAGAGTCGATTCCTCAAGCGCTTCTGCAACAGCTGAAAGATGGCGGTCGTTTACTGATTCCAGTCGGTGATGACGAACAGCAACTATTGAAGATCGTTCGACACGGCGATGAGTTTTTATCGAGTGTTATCGAGATGGTGAGATTTGTACCTCTTGTTCCTGGTGAGCTAGCTTAA
- the nlpD gene encoding murein hydrolase activator NlpD: protein MRSKLLKGSTLLLSCALVGCAANSPAPVSNLNKNYSSIDRGSYRGSYYEVKKGDTLYFIAYVTNKDVKDLIGYNKLSAPYTIHPGQKLKLWRPSYNAPAYGKSTVAAAAVAAPVAASTTSSAASKPKTTPQKSKNSKPAPAQTTTKVVKKDPPKKVEQSKSKEYVGSKGKQNVTPPTKPTSDKVSKWLWPTKGRVIKNFSVGEQGNKGIDIAGQRGQPIVSTAGGTVVYSGNALRGYGNLVIVKHNDNYLSAYAHNDRLLVSEGQSVKPGQKIATMGSSGASSVRLHFEIRYQGKSVNPKRYLP from the coding sequence ATGCGTTCGAAGTTGTTAAAAGGAAGTACTTTACTGCTTAGCTGTGCCCTTGTTGGGTGTGCAGCGAATTCGCCTGCGCCCGTTTCAAACCTAAACAAGAATTACTCATCGATTGATCGTGGTAGTTATCGTGGCAGTTACTATGAAGTTAAAAAAGGCGACACCCTTTACTTCATTGCTTATGTCACCAATAAAGACGTTAAAGACCTCATCGGTTATAACAAGTTGTCTGCTCCTTACACTATCCACCCAGGGCAGAAGCTTAAGTTATGGCGTCCTAGCTACAACGCGCCAGCGTATGGTAAGTCAACGGTAGCGGCAGCAGCAGTTGCTGCGCCTGTCGCCGCATCCACAACGTCATCTGCGGCAAGTAAACCGAAAACCACACCACAAAAGAGCAAAAACTCTAAACCGGCTCCAGCTCAAACTACCACCAAAGTGGTGAAAAAAGATCCACCGAAGAAGGTTGAACAATCCAAATCAAAGGAGTATGTTGGTTCTAAAGGTAAACAGAATGTTACACCGCCCACCAAACCAACAAGTGATAAAGTATCCAAATGGTTATGGCCAACTAAAGGGAGAGTAATCAAGAATTTCTCTGTAGGCGAACAAGGAAATAAAGGCATAGACATAGCAGGACAGCGAGGTCAGCCAATAGTATCTACTGCAGGGGGAACGGTTGTTTATTCGGGTAATGCACTACGAGGCTACGGCAATCTAGTGATTGTGAAGCACAATGATAATTACTTAAGTGCATACGCGCATAACGACCGACTATTAGTATCTGAAGGGCAAAGTGTGAAACCAGGGCAGAAGATAGCAACAATGGGAAGCTCTGGAGCCAGCAGTGTTAGGTTGCACTTTGAGATTCGTTACCAAGGTAAATCCGTTAATCCAAAACGATATTTACCTTAA
- the rpoS gene encoding RNA polymerase sigma factor RpoS, whose translation MSISNAVTKEEFDLDQATTEPEALGKAKRTVTKKTEAKEEVEVTSKSLDATQLYLGEIGFSPLLTAEEEVLYARRALRGDEAARKRMIESNLRLVVKISRRYSNRGLALLDLIEEGNLGLIRAVEKFDPERGFRFSTYATWWIRQTIERALMNQTRTIRLPIHVVKELNIYLRTARELSQKLDHEPTAEEIASKLDKPVGDVSKMLRLNERVSSVDTPIGGDGEKALLDIIPDINNSDPEVSTQDSDIKNSLIFWLDELNPKQKEVLARRFGLLGYEPSTLEEVGREISLTRERVRQIQVEGLRRLREILIKQGLNMENLFNVEND comes from the coding sequence ATGAGTATAAGCAATGCAGTAACCAAAGAAGAGTTCGATCTTGACCAAGCAACCACGGAACCGGAAGCTCTTGGAAAAGCAAAACGAACAGTCACTAAGAAAACCGAAGCGAAAGAAGAAGTTGAAGTTACGTCTAAAAGTTTAGATGCCACTCAACTCTACTTAGGCGAAATTGGTTTCTCACCACTACTAACCGCTGAAGAAGAAGTGCTATATGCACGTCGAGCTCTACGCGGTGATGAAGCAGCACGTAAACGCATGATCGAAAGTAACCTGCGTTTAGTGGTAAAAATTTCACGTCGTTATAGCAACCGCGGCCTTGCACTTCTCGATCTAATCGAAGAAGGCAACCTAGGTTTGATTCGCGCCGTAGAGAAGTTTGATCCAGAGCGTGGCTTCCGCTTCTCAACTTACGCGACATGGTGGATTCGTCAAACCATTGAACGTGCGTTAATGAATCAGACTCGCACTATCCGTTTGCCAATCCATGTTGTGAAAGAGCTGAACATCTACCTACGTACTGCAAGAGAGCTATCACAAAAGCTTGACCATGAACCAACGGCAGAAGAAATTGCTTCTAAGCTAGATAAGCCGGTTGGTGATGTGAGCAAGATGCTTCGTCTAAACGAAAGAGTGAGCTCTGTTGATACGCCAATTGGTGGTGACGGTGAGAAAGCGCTGTTGGATATTATTCCAGACATCAATAATTCAGATCCTGAGGTTTCAACTCAAGATAGCGATATCAAGAACTCGTTGATTTTCTGGCTTGATGAGCTGAATCCTAAGCAGAAAGAGGTGCTTGCACGTCGATTTGGACTACTGGGTTATGAACCGTCAACATTAGAAGAAGTAGGCCGCGAAATCAGCCTGACTCGTGAACGTGTTCGTCAAATCCAAGTTGAAGGTCTTCGCCGTCTACGTGAGATTCTTATCAAGCAAGGTCTGAATATGGAAAACCTGTTCAACGTAGAAAACGACTAG
- the mutS gene encoding DNA mismatch repair protein MutS, with amino-acid sequence MKADQKHTPMMQQYLKLKAENPEILLFYRMGDFYELFYDDAKKASQLLDISLTKRGSSNGEPIPMAGVPYHAVEGYLAKLVQLGESVAICEQIGNPATSKGPVERAVVRIVTPGTVTDEALLSERVDNLIAAIYHHNGKFGYATLDITSGRFQLCEPETEEAMAAELQRTSPRELLFPEDFEPVNLMASRNGNRRRPVWEFELDTAKQQLNKQFGTRDLVGFGVESAKLGLCAAGCLIQYVKDTQRTALPHIRSLTMDKQDHSVILDAATRRNLEITQNLGGGTDNTLAEVLDHTATAMGSRMLKRWLHQPMRNISALDQRLDAIGEMKDLALFTELQPTLKQIGDIERILARLALRSARPRDMARLRQAMEYLPELAETLTQLKHPYLTQLAQYASPVDEVSELLERAIKENPPVVIRDGGVIAEGYNAELDEWRDLAAGATEFLDKLEQEERERHGIDTLKVGYNNVHGFFIQVSRGQSHLVPPHYVRRQTLKNAERYIIPELKEHEDKVLNSKSKALAIEKQLWEELFDLLLPYLERLQNIASSVSQLDVLQNLAERADTLDYCRPTMTESAGVQIQAGRHPVVEQVMDEPFIANPIDLNDQRKMLIITGPNMGGKSTYMRQTALIALMAHIGCYVPAESATIGSIDRIFTRIGASDDLASGRSTFMVEMTETANILHNATPNSLVLMDEIGRGTSTYDGLSLAWASAEWLANQINAMTLFATHYFELTELPNQLPTLANVHLDAVEHGDSIAFMHAVQEGAASKSYGLAVAGLAGVPKAVIKNARAKLTQLEALSVESPTSKPSGVDIANQLSLIPEPSEVEQALANVDPDDLTPRQALEELYRLKKLL; translated from the coding sequence GTGAAAGCCGATCAAAAACATACTCCCATGATGCAGCAGTACCTAAAACTGAAAGCAGAAAACCCAGAAATTCTGCTGTTCTACCGCATGGGCGATTTCTACGAGCTTTTCTACGATGATGCTAAAAAAGCTTCTCAACTCCTCGATATTTCACTGACTAAACGCGGTTCATCAAACGGTGAGCCTATTCCTATGGCGGGTGTTCCTTACCATGCCGTTGAAGGGTACCTTGCAAAGTTAGTGCAACTTGGTGAATCCGTAGCAATTTGTGAACAGATTGGTAATCCAGCAACTTCAAAAGGCCCTGTTGAGCGTGCTGTTGTACGTATCGTCACACCCGGTACCGTGACCGATGAAGCATTGCTTTCTGAGCGCGTTGATAACCTGATTGCTGCCATCTACCATCACAACGGTAAGTTTGGTTACGCGACACTGGATATCACCTCCGGTCGGTTCCAACTCTGCGAGCCAGAAACCGAAGAAGCAATGGCCGCAGAACTGCAGAGAACCTCACCACGTGAGCTACTCTTCCCTGAAGATTTCGAACCCGTCAATCTAATGGCAAGCCGTAATGGCAACCGCCGCCGCCCTGTATGGGAATTTGAATTAGACACCGCTAAGCAGCAATTGAATAAGCAGTTTGGCACTCGCGATCTGGTTGGCTTTGGCGTAGAAAGCGCGAAACTGGGTCTATGTGCGGCTGGTTGTTTGATCCAATACGTGAAAGATACCCAGCGTACTGCCCTTCCTCATATCCGTTCACTGACGATGGATAAACAAGATCACTCGGTGATCCTTGATGCTGCAACTCGTCGTAATTTGGAGATCACGCAAAATCTTGGTGGTGGTACTGATAACACCCTTGCCGAAGTACTTGATCACACTGCGACAGCAATGGGTAGCCGTATGCTTAAGCGCTGGTTACATCAACCAATGCGCAATATCTCTGCACTCGATCAGCGCCTAGATGCGATTGGTGAGATGAAAGATCTGGCTCTATTCACAGAGCTACAGCCAACCTTAAAGCAGATTGGTGATATTGAACGTATTCTTGCTCGGTTAGCACTTCGCTCTGCTCGTCCACGTGATATGGCGCGTCTTCGCCAAGCAATGGAATATTTGCCAGAGCTTGCTGAAACACTGACGCAACTGAAGCACCCATACCTAACTCAACTTGCTCAATATGCTTCTCCTGTGGATGAGGTTTCTGAGCTGCTTGAGCGTGCAATCAAAGAGAACCCACCGGTCGTTATCCGTGACGGTGGTGTGATTGCAGAAGGCTACAATGCCGAGTTAGACGAATGGCGCGACCTTGCAGCAGGCGCAACCGAATTTCTTGATAAGCTTGAGCAAGAAGAGCGTGAACGTCATGGCATCGACACGCTAAAAGTTGGCTACAACAACGTACATGGTTTCTTCATTCAAGTAAGCCGTGGGCAAAGCCATCTTGTGCCGCCACACTATGTTCGTCGTCAAACGCTGAAAAATGCTGAGCGTTACATCATTCCTGAGCTTAAAGAGCACGAAGACAAAGTACTTAACTCTAAGTCGAAAGCACTCGCTATCGAGAAACAGCTGTGGGAAGAGTTGTTTGACTTACTACTGCCGTATCTAGAGCGCCTACAAAATATCGCCTCTTCAGTATCTCAGCTTGATGTTCTACAGAACTTGGCTGAGCGTGCAGATACCCTTGATTACTGTCGTCCAACCATGACAGAGTCTGCTGGCGTACAAATTCAGGCCGGTCGTCACCCTGTTGTTGAACAAGTGATGGACGAACCTTTCATTGCTAACCCTATCGACCTGAATGATCAACGTAAGATGCTGATCATCACGGGTCCCAACATGGGTGGTAAATCGACCTACATGCGCCAAACGGCACTCATCGCATTGATGGCTCATATCGGTTGTTATGTTCCTGCAGAAAGCGCAACCATCGGCTCTATCGACCGTATCTTTACGCGTATTGGCGCATCCGATGATTTGGCTTCTGGTCGTTCAACCTTCATGGTTGAGATGACAGAAACCGCAAATATCCTGCACAACGCGACACCAAATAGCCTAGTGCTAATGGATGAAATCGGTCGTGGTACCAGTACTTACGATGGCCTATCTCTGGCTTGGGCAAGTGCGGAATGGCTAGCTAATCAAATCAATGCGATGACACTGTTTGCAACGCACTACTTTGAGCTAACTGAACTGCCTAACCAACTTCCAACACTGGCTAACGTACACCTAGATGCGGTTGAGCATGGTGACAGTATTGCCTTTATGCACGCAGTTCAAGAAGGTGCAGCAAGTAAATCTTACGGTCTAGCGGTTGCAGGTCTAGCTGGCGTACCGAAAGCGGTGATCAAGAATGCTCGTGCGAAGCTGACTCAACTAGAAGCGTTAAGTGTCGAGTCGCCAACATCGAAGCCAAGCGGTGTCGATATCGCAAATCAACTGAGTCTGATCCCAGAGCCGAGTGAAGTAGAGCAAGCACTGGCGAATGTTGATCCTGATGATCTAACTCCTCGCCAAGCATTAGAAGAACTTTACCGCTTGAAGAAGCTGCTTTAG
- the pncC gene encoding nicotinamide-nucleotide amidase, translated as MQMTQDLSEQLGHLLAKHKHVLVTAESCTGGGVASAVTDIAGSSGWFDRAFVTYSNEAKQEMIGVQLKTLMEFGAVSEPVVIEMASGALQHSNGTISVSISGIAGPGGATEDKPVGTVCFAWKALNGWYKVETHVFTGDRSQVRQQATHHALQVIYDYLSMEGK; from the coding sequence ATGCAGATGACTCAAGACCTTAGTGAACAGCTTGGACATTTACTCGCTAAACACAAACACGTGTTAGTGACGGCTGAATCTTGCACTGGCGGAGGTGTCGCGAGTGCAGTCACCGATATTGCGGGCAGCTCTGGATGGTTTGATCGCGCTTTTGTTACGTACAGCAATGAAGCCAAACAAGAGATGATCGGTGTACAGCTTAAAACCTTAATGGAGTTCGGCGCCGTGAGTGAGCCTGTCGTAATAGAAATGGCGAGCGGGGCATTGCAACATTCAAACGGGACGATCTCTGTATCAATCAGTGGCATCGCTGGCCCAGGTGGCGCGACCGAAGATAAGCCTGTTGGTACAGTATGCTTCGCGTGGAAAGCGCTAAATGGCTGGTATAAAGTAGAAACGCATGTATTTACAGGCGACAGATCACAAGTACGCCAACAAGCCACGCACCATGCCCTGCAAGTTATTTATGATTACCTATCAATGGAAGGTAAATAA
- the recA gene encoding recombinase RecA produces the protein MDENKQKALAAALGQIEKQFGKGSIMRLGDNRTMDVETISTGSLSLDIALGAGGLPMGRIVEVYGPESSGKTTLTLELIAAAQKVGKTCAFVDAEHALDPIYAQKLGVDIDALLVSQPDTGEQALEICDALARSGAIDVLVIDSVAALTPKAEIEGEMGDSHMGLQARMLSQAMRKLTGNLKQSNCMAIFINQIRMKIGVMFGNPETTTGGNALKFYASVRLDIRRTGAIKDGDEVVGNETRIKVVKNKIAAPFKQAETQILYGKGFNREGELIDLGVKNKLVEKAGAWYSYKGDKIGQGKANAGKYLRENPEVALEIDTKLRELLLTPAVLEEKDAEKEEENEEL, from the coding sequence ATGGACGAGAATAAACAAAAAGCGTTAGCCGCAGCCCTTGGTCAGATTGAAAAGCAATTTGGTAAAGGTTCTATCATGCGTCTTGGTGATAACCGCACAATGGACGTAGAAACTATTTCTACAGGTTCTCTATCTCTAGATATCGCACTAGGTGCTGGTGGCCTACCGATGGGACGTATCGTAGAAGTTTACGGTCCTGAATCATCAGGTAAAACAACGCTAACGCTTGAGCTTATTGCTGCAGCACAGAAAGTGGGCAAAACGTGTGCATTCGTTGATGCGGAGCACGCACTAGACCCTATCTACGCTCAAAAGCTTGGTGTTGATATCGATGCACTTCTTGTTTCTCAACCAGATACGGGTGAGCAAGCGCTTGAAATCTGTGATGCACTGGCTCGTTCAGGTGCAATCGACGTTCTTGTTATTGACTCAGTAGCAGCACTAACACCAAAAGCAGAAATCGAAGGCGAAATGGGCGATAGCCACATGGGTCTTCAGGCTCGTATGCTTTCTCAAGCAATGCGTAAGCTGACGGGTAACCTTAAGCAGTCTAACTGTATGGCTATCTTCATTAACCAAATTCGTATGAAAATTGGTGTGATGTTCGGTAACCCAGAAACAACAACAGGTGGTAACGCACTTAAGTTCTACGCATCTGTTCGTCTTGATATTCGCCGTACTGGTGCGATTAAAGATGGTGATGAAGTTGTTGGTAATGAAACTCGTATCAAGGTCGTTAAGAACAAGATTGCAGCACCATTCAAACAGGCTGAAACTCAAATCCTTTACGGTAAAGGCTTCAACCGCGAAGGTGAGCTTATCGACCTAGGTGTTAAGAATAAGCTAGTAGAAAAAGCAGGCGCTTGGTACAGCTACAAAGGCGATAAGATCGGTCAAGGTAAAGCTAACGCTGGTAAATACCTACGTGAAAATCCAGAAGTTGCTCTAGAGATCGATACTAAACTTCGTGAGTTACTACTGACTCCTGCTGTTCTTGAAGAGAAAGACGCAGAGAAAGAAGAAGAAAACGAAGAGCTATAA